A section of the Metabacillus endolithicus genome encodes:
- a CDS encoding C40 family peptidase — protein sequence MKHKILGLTATAVVSSSLFATMAEAESISIKSNDTLWGLSRQYNTTVDQLKKTNGLTTDVLRIGQTLQIPGTNSSKEITTPAPVKSVSKTVSNVQYIVKGGDSLWVIARSYNTTVSELKKANKLNSDVIYVGQKLIVKQETTQTKQEDVKQSEPTKQQVISNPNTSTYTVSAGDSLWKIANKFNITIAELKVLNNMKSDVITVGQVLKVTGEATIDNSTENTAPQNQNNKVETMISEAKSLLGVPYRWAGNTPSGFDCSGFIYYVLNKVTSVSRLSTAGYWDMMKVINEPSRGDFVFFTTYKEGPSHMGIYLGDNQFIHASSSGVSISNLNNSYWKQRYLGAKRF from the coding sequence ATGAAGCATAAGATATTAGGGTTAACAGCAACAGCTGTAGTTAGCTCCTCATTATTTGCAACTATGGCAGAAGCCGAAAGCATTAGTATAAAGAGTAATGATACTCTTTGGGGATTATCCCGCCAATACAATACGACAGTTGATCAACTAAAAAAAACTAATGGACTAACAACTGATGTTCTTAGGATCGGGCAAACACTTCAGATTCCCGGGACAAATTCTTCTAAAGAAATTACTACTCCAGCTCCAGTAAAATCAGTTTCAAAAACTGTTAGTAATGTACAATACATAGTTAAGGGTGGTGACTCCTTATGGGTTATTGCCAGATCATATAACACAACGGTATCAGAATTGAAGAAAGCAAATAAATTGAATAGTGATGTTATTTATGTTGGGCAGAAGTTAATCGTAAAACAGGAAACAACACAAACTAAACAAGAAGATGTTAAACAGAGTGAACCCACAAAACAGCAAGTTATATCAAACCCGAACACATCTACATATACTGTTTCTGCTGGAGATTCTTTATGGAAAATCGCCAATAAATTTAACATAACAATTGCTGAACTAAAAGTATTAAATAATATGAAGTCAGATGTAATAACCGTTGGACAAGTTTTGAAGGTGACTGGAGAAGCTACTATTGATAACAGTACTGAAAATACGGCACCTCAAAATCAAAACAATAAGGTTGAAACAATGATTTCTGAGGCAAAGTCACTTTTAGGAGTACCATATCGTTGGGCAGGTAATACTCCTAGTGGTTTTGATTGTAGCGGTTTTATTTATTATGTATTAAATAAGGTTACTTCTGTATCTCGCCTTAGCACTGCAGGCTATTGGGATATGATGAAAGTAATAAATGAACCTTCTAGAGGCGATTTTGTTTTCTTTACTACATATAAAGAAGGTCCATCACATATGGGAATATATTTGGGGGATAATCAATTTATCCATGCAAGTAGTTCAGGTGTAAGTATTTCTAACTTAAATAACTCCTATTGGAAACAACGTTACTTAGGAGCTAAGCGATTTTAA
- a CDS encoding MFS transporter, producing the protein MWKNKNVWILLIGELVAGLGLWLGIIGNLEFMQKYVPSDFMKSMILFLGLLAGVMVGPLAGRVIDSYSKKKVLIYAGIGRTLSVIFMFLALEFESIIFMICFMVCIQISAAFYFPALQSVIPLIVEEKDYIQMNGVHMNVSTISRVAGTALGGILLVIMDISFLYIGSMMAYVMILATTYLLSFEEPEYNKAKGEKSGGFTEIIPVLRRTPIAMMALVLTFVPVLFLGGFNLMVINISETQGDAAIKGLLYTAEGISFMIGAFFVKRITHLVEPIKLMFIFSFVISFAHLSLFFSDVKIMSLISFGIFGFAVGCFFPIAATIFQTKIDKQYHGRFFSFRNMFDRIMFQVVLLSTGLFLDTIGLKYMVIVFGVISLVAVFIFGVQHFKIGANKRLLDNQKKIV; encoded by the coding sequence ATGTGGAAAAATAAAAATGTTTGGATTTTGTTGATTGGGGAACTTGTTGCCGGTCTTGGTTTATGGCTGGGGATTATCGGTAACTTAGAGTTCATGCAAAAATATGTTCCTTCAGATTTTATGAAATCAATGATTTTGTTTTTAGGATTATTAGCGGGTGTTATGGTTGGGCCACTTGCGGGTAGAGTGATTGACAGTTACTCAAAAAAGAAAGTTCTAATTTATGCTGGAATAGGCAGAACTTTAAGTGTAATATTTATGTTTTTAGCACTAGAGTTCGAATCGATTATCTTTATGATTTGTTTTATGGTTTGCATTCAAATTAGTGCGGCCTTTTATTTTCCTGCCTTACAGTCTGTTATACCTTTAATAGTAGAAGAGAAGGACTACATTCAAATGAACGGGGTTCATATGAATGTATCGACTATCTCTCGTGTTGCAGGAACAGCTCTTGGTGGAATTTTATTAGTTATTATGGATATTAGTTTTCTTTATATAGGGTCAATGATGGCTTATGTTATGATTTTAGCAACAACATACTTGTTATCATTTGAAGAACCTGAATATAACAAAGCGAAGGGTGAAAAATCAGGCGGATTTACAGAAATAATACCAGTATTGAGACGTACACCGATTGCCATGATGGCACTTGTGTTAACATTTGTTCCAGTATTGTTTCTAGGTGGCTTTAATTTAATGGTTATTAATATTAGTGAAACGCAAGGAGACGCTGCGATTAAAGGCCTTCTTTATACGGCAGAAGGTATTTCATTTATGATTGGTGCTTTCTTCGTCAAACGAATTACACATCTTGTGGAGCCAATTAAACTAATGTTTATTTTCTCCTTTGTTATATCTTTTGCCCACCTTTCATTATTTTTTAGTGATGTAAAAATAATGTCACTTATTTCTTTTGGAATTTTTGGCTTTGCAGTTGGTTGCTTTTTCCCAATTGCTGCTACTATCTTTCAAACGAAAATCGATAAACAATATCACGGTCGTTTCTTTTCGTTTCGAAATATGTTTGACCGCATCATGTTTCAAGTAGTTTTATTAAGTACAGGATTATTTCTTGATACAATTGGTCTAAAATATATGGTTATTGTCTTTGGTGTGATTTCATTAGTGGCAGTATTTATTTTTGGTGTGCAGCATTTTAAGATTGGAGCAAATAAGAGGTTACTAGATAATCAGAAAAAAATAGTTTAA
- the cdaS gene encoding sporulation-specific diadenylate cyclase CdaS — MENEHNTFSSIKHHISFHLEQIIEEAEKMRLSIGEKEYCLLCELAQIKDRFNEIQSTASFFYLKAYIAEFTSQYIEIAKAIQNLSERRHGALIVVERNQNVDHLIQEGIQLNATLSNRLIESIFYPGNPLHDGAVLIKGDYMISAANVLPLSSQNFGQEKVGTRHRAAIGLSELTDALILIVSEETGKMSFALEGTLYPISTPDSNLQ, encoded by the coding sequence ATGGAAAATGAGCACAACACATTTTCTTCTATTAAACATCATATTTCTTTTCACCTTGAACAAATTATTGAAGAAGCAGAGAAAATGCGATTATCTATAGGAGAAAAGGAGTATTGTTTATTATGTGAACTCGCCCAAATAAAGGATCGATTTAATGAAATACAATCAACTGCGTCTTTTTTCTATTTAAAGGCATATATTGCGGAATTTACGAGTCAGTATATAGAAATTGCTAAGGCGATTCAAAATCTATCTGAACGACGACATGGTGCACTAATTGTTGTTGAGCGAAATCAAAATGTAGATCATCTAATTCAAGAGGGAATACAATTAAATGCAACATTATCAAACAGACTAATTGAAAGCATCTTTTATCCCGGAAATCCCCTTCATGATGGTGCTGTTTTGATTAAAGGGGATTATATGATATCTGCTGCAAATGTTTTACCTCTATCTTCACAAAATTTTGGTCAAGAAAAGGTTGGGACAAGACACCGCGCAGCTATCGGTCTATCTGAATTAACAGATGCTTTAATATTAATTGTTTCTGAAGAAACGGGGAAAATGTCATTTGCTCTAGAGGGAACATTATATCCGATTAGCACCCCTGATTCGAATCTTCAATAA
- a CDS encoding MATE family efflux transporter produces MKNNSLKREKLIYFSSILFPILVTQLGLYAMNFFDITMSGKVHPNDLAGVAIGSSLWVPVYTGLSGILLSITPIVAQLVGAKKTKDVPYMVVQGIYVSIVISIIVTILGVIVLDPILQNMGLDKPVSHIAKWYLISLSLGILPLFIYAVLRCFIDALGYTRITMFVTLCSLPINFVFNYLFIFGKLGFPKLGGIGAGVASAITYWCITAIAVIIVMKQSPFKKYGIFKTFYSVSIKAWMEILKIGVPIGLSIFFETSIFAAVTLLMSQYNTITIASHQAAINFASFLYMIPLSISMALTIVVGHEVGAKRIRDAKQYSYLGISMAIFLSVLSAALIYFFRPEVASIYTENSAVLKLTQDFLIYAIFFQLSDAIAAPIQGVLRGYKDVNITFIMALISYWVIGLPIGYLLATFTSLDAFGYWIGLISGLAAGAVGLSARLFVIQRKNESALGNS; encoded by the coding sequence ATGAAAAATAACAGTTTAAAACGGGAAAAGCTTATTTATTTTTCGAGCATTTTATTTCCCATTCTTGTTACTCAGCTTGGACTTTATGCTATGAACTTTTTTGACATAACAATGTCAGGTAAAGTTCATCCAAACGACCTTGCCGGCGTTGCAATTGGTTCAAGCCTTTGGGTACCTGTTTACACAGGATTAAGTGGAATTTTACTTTCAATTACGCCGATTGTTGCTCAGTTAGTAGGTGCAAAAAAGACAAAAGATGTTCCTTATATGGTTGTACAAGGGATATACGTCAGTATTGTGATTTCGATCATTGTTACTATACTTGGTGTTATTGTTTTAGATCCGATATTGCAAAATATGGGATTAGATAAACCTGTTTCACATATTGCAAAATGGTACCTTATTTCGTTGTCACTTGGCATTTTACCTTTATTTATTTACGCTGTATTAAGATGTTTTATTGATGCACTAGGATATACAAGAATAACTATGTTCGTTACGCTTTGCTCTTTACCAATTAATTTTGTATTTAATTACTTATTTATCTTCGGTAAACTAGGCTTTCCTAAACTAGGTGGAATCGGTGCAGGTGTTGCATCAGCTATTACATATTGGTGTATCACAGCAATAGCAGTGATCATTGTTATGAAGCAATCTCCTTTTAAAAAATACGGTATTTTTAAAACATTTTATTCTGTTTCGATAAAAGCATGGATGGAAATATTAAAAATCGGTGTTCCAATCGGTTTATCAATTTTCTTTGAAACAAGTATTTTTGCTGCTGTTACTCTTTTAATGAGTCAATATAATACAATTACCATTGCCTCACATCAAGCAGCAATTAATTTTGCCTCATTTCTATATATGATTCCGCTAAGTATTTCAATGGCCCTAACTATTGTTGTGGGACATGAGGTTGGAGCGAAACGAATTAGAGATGCTAAACAATATAGTTATTTAGGAATTAGCATGGCTATCTTTTTATCTGTTTTGTCAGCTGCGCTTATTTATTTCTTTAGACCTGAAGTTGCATCAATTTACACAGAAAATTCTGCTGTTTTAAAACTAACACAAGACTTTCTAATTTACGCAATCTTCTTCCAACTTTCTGATGCAATAGCAGCACCAATACAAGGAGTCCTTAGAGGTTATAAAGATGTTAATATAACATTTATTATGGCTCTAATATCATATTGGGTCATTGGATTACCTATTGGATATCTTTTAGCAACGTTTACTTCTCTTGACGCATTCGGCTATTGGATCGGCTTAATATCAGGTCTAGCAGCAGGTGCTGTGGGACTTTCAGCAAGATTATTTGTTATTCAACGTAAAAACGAATCTGCATTAGGCAATTCATAA
- the bshB2 gene encoding bacillithiol biosynthesis deacetylase BshB2, whose amino-acid sequence MKEHVLVILPHPDDEAFGVAGLIAQKRKAGIPVTYACGTLGEMGRNMGNPLFANRETLPEIRKKELMDACAAMDIQDLRMLGLRDKTLEFEDDEQLADLFETIIDEVKPTLIVTFYPGHGVHPDHDACGAGVIRALNRKPIAERPMTYCMAITKNRFEVIGHPDVQINITDVADIKLNALKAHRSQTEGMLKAMEEKFLNKDPEVMHWFENEVFYTYKWNN is encoded by the coding sequence ATGAAAGAACATGTTCTAGTAATCTTACCACATCCTGATGATGAAGCATTTGGAGTAGCTGGATTAATCGCACAGAAAAGAAAAGCAGGAATTCCTGTTACATATGCATGTGGAACGTTAGGTGAAATGGGCAGGAATATGGGAAACCCTCTATTTGCCAACCGTGAAACATTACCAGAAATAAGAAAAAAGGAATTAATGGATGCTTGTGCTGCTATGGATATTCAAGATTTACGAATGCTCGGACTACGTGATAAAACATTAGAATTTGAAGATGATGAACAATTAGCGGATCTTTTTGAGACAATTATTGATGAAGTAAAACCAACATTAATTGTTACATTTTATCCAGGTCATGGTGTTCATCCTGATCATGATGCATGTGGGGCAGGAGTTATTCGTGCATTAAACCGTAAGCCTATTGCAGAACGACCAATGACGTATTGTATGGCGATTACAAAAAATCGTTTCGAAGTGATTGGTCATCCTGATGTACAAATAAACATTACAGATGTAGCAGATATTAAATTAAATGCTTTAAAAGCTCACCGTTCTCAAACAGAAGGTATGTTAAAAGCAATGGAAGAGAAGTTCCTTAACAAAGATCCAGAGGTTATGCATTGGTTTGAAAATGAAGTCTTTTATACGTATAAGTGGAATAATTAA
- a CDS encoding YojF family protein: protein MKRIVQEDVQAYLNTFLNKPVYIHLETTTGSYSAHKDEKSMTVVAFIRNAKVKYHQAKITGNGPYRIGLKLEEGWIYAEGLTDWVYNENNQLLTAGHNSEGQLAISLQISETPFKN, encoded by the coding sequence ATGAAAAGAATTGTACAAGAAGATGTACAAGCATATTTAAATACATTTCTAAACAAACCAGTATATATTCATTTAGAAACAACTACTGGGTCTTATTCGGCACATAAAGATGAAAAAAGCATGACAGTTGTTGCGTTTATTCGAAATGCAAAAGTAAAATATCATCAAGCTAAAATTACGGGTAATGGACCATATCGAATCGGATTGAAGCTAGAAGAAGGTTGGATCTATGCTGAAGGGTTAACAGATTGGGTGTATAACGAAAATAACCAATTGTTAACAGCAGGACATAATTCAGAAGGACAGTTAGCGATATCATTACAAATAAGTGAAACACCGTTTAAAAATTAA
- the rarD gene encoding EamA family transporter RarD, whose translation MNTTEENTYKKGLFYTAFSYILWGILPLYWKMINNVSPEEILAHRIFWSFIFMIALLTFTKEWKNVKDVSKRMINNPGLILLLVISSLLISINWFVYIWSVNNDHLIEASLGYYINPLISVLLGMLFFKEKLNLWQKLSFLIAAVGVLIMTYHYGQIPFVAVTLALSFGLYGLTKKLTKLSSGIGLTFETMAVTPIAIIYLIMLATQGELEFLSFHVPTNLLLIGAGIATAVPLLLFASGAQRIPLFMVGVLQYIAPTITLIIGIVLYKEPFTKIEVMTFSCIWTSLLLFTLSNSRSFKKAEFKLKNRNSLEM comes from the coding sequence ATGAATACAACAGAAGAAAATACATACAAGAAAGGGCTCTTTTATACGGCTTTTTCTTATATCCTTTGGGGGATATTACCTCTATATTGGAAAATGATTAACAATGTTTCACCTGAAGAAATTTTAGCACACAGAATCTTCTGGTCATTCATTTTTATGATTGCTTTGCTCACTTTTACGAAAGAATGGAAAAATGTAAAAGATGTGAGTAAAAGAATGATTAATAATCCAGGATTGATACTTTTACTAGTTATTTCATCTTTGTTAATTAGTATCAACTGGTTTGTGTATATTTGGTCAGTAAATAATGATCATTTGATTGAGGCAAGCTTGGGTTATTATATAAACCCGTTAATCAGTGTTTTGCTAGGAATGCTCTTTTTTAAAGAAAAGTTAAATTTATGGCAAAAACTTTCTTTCTTAATTGCGGCAGTTGGTGTTTTAATTATGACCTATCATTATGGGCAAATACCATTTGTTGCGGTTACGTTGGCATTAAGTTTTGGTTTATACGGTCTAACTAAAAAATTAACAAAACTAAGCTCGGGGATCGGCCTTACTTTTGAAACAATGGCTGTCACACCAATCGCGATAATTTATTTAATTATGCTTGCTACTCAGGGGGAACTTGAATTTCTATCTTTTCATGTACCAACAAATTTACTTTTAATTGGAGCTGGAATTGCAACAGCTGTTCCTTTGCTACTTTTTGCAAGTGGAGCACAGAGAATTCCGCTGTTTATGGTTGGTGTTCTACAATACATAGCTCCTACAATTACTTTAATAATAGGAATTGTATTGTATAAAGAACCCTTTACAAAAATTGAAGTGATGACATTCTCATGTATATGGACATCACTACTGTTATTTACGTTATCAAATTCCAGATCCTTCAAAAAAGCAGAATTCAAGCTTAAAAATCGGAATTCACTGGAGATGTAA
- a CDS encoding Hsp20/alpha crystallin family protein: MFPWNNNQFPFDQSGFMKHLNKMNPKDVESYIQNVMKNVFSGDFTQGFPFQGNMTGNETSGFPFQGDVSKSETQMKPQPEIFETNDFVYVKLPLSSKDNKNLKLQHTNHQLILINYPKENEQSKYMLPSPVKRKGTRARFLDDYLEIQFIRLDESNISEIDISY; encoded by the coding sequence ATGTTTCCTTGGAATAATAATCAATTTCCATTTGATCAATCCGGTTTTATGAAGCATTTAAACAAGATGAATCCAAAAGACGTCGAATCCTATATTCAAAACGTTATGAAAAATGTTTTTAGTGGTGATTTTACACAGGGATTTCCTTTTCAAGGTAATATGACAGGTAACGAAACTTCAGGATTTCCTTTTCAAGGAGATGTCTCAAAAAGTGAGACGCAAATGAAGCCCCAGCCGGAAATCTTTGAAACAAATGATTTTGTTTATGTAAAGCTTCCCTTGTCAAGCAAAGATAACAAGAATTTAAAATTACAACACACAAATCATCAGCTTATTCTTATAAACTACCCTAAAGAAAATGAACAATCTAAATACATGTTGCCAAGCCCTGTTAAGAGAAAGGGAACTCGAGCACGATTTTTAGATGATTACCTTGAAATTCAATTTATTCGATTAGATGAAAGTAATATTTCTGAAATAGATATTTCATATTAA
- a CDS encoding SDR family oxidoreductase has translation MKRTVIVTGGANGIGKELVLQYSAKGYNVVIADIEEQAGLDIEQTCKNQELEATFIRTDVSNVADIENLIEQAVAKYNTVDILINNAGLSKWFSPYDISVEEWEKMIHTNLRSVMFASREAAKVMKMNKGGKIVNIASTRALMSEENSEAYAATKGAIVALTHALATSFSSDNIQVNAISPGWIETGDYKALREKDHAQHLSNRVGKPSDIAKACFYLTSEDNDFVTGTNLVVDGGMTKKMIYEE, from the coding sequence ATGAAAAGAACTGTCATTGTCACTGGTGGTGCAAACGGGATCGGCAAGGAACTTGTCCTTCAATATTCAGCAAAAGGGTATAATGTTGTGATTGCAGACATAGAAGAGCAAGCTGGTTTGGATATAGAACAAACTTGTAAAAATCAAGAACTGGAGGCCACATTTATAAGAACAGATGTATCAAATGTGGCTGATATTGAGAACTTAATAGAGCAAGCAGTAGCAAAATATAATACAGTAGATATCTTAATTAACAATGCTGGACTTTCTAAATGGTTTTCACCATATGACATTTCTGTAGAAGAATGGGAGAAGATGATTCATACTAATTTACGGAGTGTTATGTTTGCTTCAAGAGAAGCTGCAAAAGTGATGAAAATGAACAAAGGTGGGAAAATTGTTAATATAGCTTCAACAAGAGCACTTATGTCTGAAGAAAATTCTGAGGCATATGCTGCAACAAAAGGCGCGATTGTTGCCCTTACACATGCATTGGCCACTTCTTTTAGTTCAGATAATATTCAAGTGAATGCTATTTCGCCAGGGTGGATTGAAACTGGAGACTATAAAGCACTTAGAGAAAAAGATCATGCTCAACATTTATCAAATAGAGTTGGAAAACCATCTGATATAGCAAAGGCTTGTTTTTATTTAACATCCGAAGACAATGATTTTGTAACTGGTACGAACCTTGTTGTGGATGGTGGTATGACGAAAAAGATGATTTATGAGGAATAA
- a CDS encoding winged helix-turn-helix transcriptional regulator has translation MKINLCPKMESAFRLLGKRWIGIIIHVLLDGPKRFKDLTDIIPSISQKMLSERLKELENEGLLKRIVIDDTPVKVIYELTEKGKDLTGVINEIGIWANKHCFEQKEDN, from the coding sequence TTGAAAATCAATCTTTGTCCAAAAATGGAATCTGCATTTAGGCTTTTGGGAAAACGTTGGATTGGTATTATCATTCATGTTTTATTAGATGGACCAAAACGGTTTAAAGACTTAACTGATATTATCCCTAGTATTAGTCAAAAGATGTTATCTGAACGCCTTAAGGAACTGGAAAATGAAGGTCTTTTAAAGAGAATTGTTATCGACGATACTCCAGTAAAAGTGATATACGAGTTAACGGAAAAAGGGAAAGACTTAACGGGAGTAATTAATGAAATAGGAATCTGGGCCAATAAACATTGCTTTGAACAAAAGGAGGACAATTAG
- a CDS encoding nitroreductase family protein — MKTNYLDDVKTVINNRASVRHYNPNKKITKEELTEILTLATKAPSAWNLQHWHFSVFHSDESKQKLLPIAYNQNQIVESSAVVALLGDLEANLNTDTVYAPLVDAGYMTSEIKETLAGQINRAYENKEFARDAAFSNASLAAMQLILAAKANGYDSCAIGGFNKDQFIEEFSISERYVPIMLITLGQAAKPAHKSNRLDIDTVTTWL, encoded by the coding sequence ATGAAAACAAATTACCTAGACGATGTAAAAACAGTTATTAATAATCGTGCATCTGTTCGTCACTATAATCCAAACAAGAAAATAACTAAAGAAGAACTAACAGAGATTTTAACATTAGCAACTAAAGCTCCATCAGCATGGAACTTACAACATTGGCATTTCTCTGTTTTTCATTCAGATGAATCTAAGCAAAAGCTGTTGCCAATTGCCTATAACCAAAACCAAATAGTAGAATCATCTGCTGTTGTTGCTTTATTAGGTGATCTTGAAGCAAATCTTAATACAGATACAGTATATGCTCCGCTTGTTGATGCCGGCTATATGACATCCGAGATTAAAGAAACACTTGCAGGCCAAATTAACCGAGCTTACGAAAATAAAGAATTTGCAAGAGATGCTGCATTTTCAAACGCATCTTTAGCAGCAATGCAACTTATACTTGCCGCTAAAGCCAATGGCTATGACTCTTGTGCAATTGGTGGGTTTAATAAAGATCAATTCATTGAGGAGTTTTCCATTTCAGAAAGATATGTTCCAATTATGCTAATCACACTTGGACAAGCAGCTAAACCAGCTCATAAAAGCAATCGTTTAGATATTGACACTGTAACAACTTGGTTGTAA
- the wrbA gene encoding NAD(P)H:quinone oxidoreductase, with translation MSSVKLAIIYYSSTGTNYKLAQWAEQGAKETGAEVKVLKVPELAPKEAIESNQAWKSHLEETKAVPEVKLDDLEWADAIIFSVPTRFGNVPAQMKQFLDTTGGLWFNGKLVNKVVSAMSSANNLHGGQEQTILSLYTTMYHWGAIVAAPGYADPVTFAAGGNPYGTSVTVDSDGNMKEDVEEAVKFQAKRTISIAEKLK, from the coding sequence ATGTCAAGCGTTAAACTAGCAATCATTTATTACAGTTCAACAGGTACGAACTACAAGTTAGCACAATGGGCAGAGCAAGGCGCAAAAGAAACTGGAGCAGAAGTAAAGGTTTTAAAAGTTCCTGAGCTTGCTCCAAAAGAAGCAATTGAATCGAATCAAGCGTGGAAAAGTCATTTAGAGGAAACTAAAGCTGTGCCTGAAGTAAAACTTGATGACCTAGAGTGGGCGGATGCAATAATTTTCAGTGTACCAACACGTTTTGGGAATGTACCAGCTCAAATGAAGCAGTTCCTCGACACAACAGGTGGTCTTTGGTTTAATGGAAAGCTTGTTAATAAAGTTGTAAGTGCGATGAGTTCAGCAAACAACCTACATGGTGGCCAGGAACAAACAATTTTAAGTTTATATACCACAATGTATCATTGGGGAGCAATTGTAGCAGCTCCAGGATACGCTGATCCTGTGACATTTGCTGCTGGAGGGAATCCATATGGCACGAGTGTAACAGTTGATTCAGATGGGAATATGAAAGAAGATGTGGAAGAAGCCGTTAAATTTCAGGCGAAACGAACAATTTCAATTGCTGAAAAATTAAAATAA
- a CDS encoding S41 family peptidase codes for MKNSKLLISVIVTAIITAGITYNVVQPRESVSSNPDDPFSKLRSTYDILQSNYYKDVDTTKLVEGAIKGMVDSLEDPYSVYMDVEEAKSFSENISSSFEGIGAEIQESNGSIMIVSPIKGSPAEEVGLKPKDVILKVNDESVEGLSVNEAVLKIRGEKGTKVNLLVQRAGVGELTFTITRDTIPLETVYYEVIEDNIGKIQITKFSETTGEELSNALKELQSKNVKGLVLDLRQNPGGLMDQALLMSDLFVDKGEIILQVEDRTGAKEVYKAENNKVVNLPVTVIIDGGTASAGEIMAAALHQSAGIPLVGEKTFGKGTVQTAKAFDDTSSVKYTTAKWLTPDGSWIHEKGIEPTVKVELPAYANLPYINPDNVLKVGDSTPEVNAAQQMLKALGYTDISEKGYFDENTEKVVKQFQEDQGLTVDGKITKDTTIKIIELIQNKIKDNDTQLEKAISVLKEQL; via the coding sequence GTGAAGAATAGTAAATTACTTATTTCAGTTATCGTGACAGCAATTATTACAGCAGGAATTACCTATAATGTTGTACAACCTCGGGAAAGTGTTTCAAGTAATCCAGATGATCCATTTTCGAAATTGCGGTCTACATACGATATTTTACAATCAAATTATTACAAAGATGTTGACACGACTAAGTTAGTAGAAGGTGCCATCAAAGGAATGGTTGATTCACTGGAGGATCCATATTCTGTCTACATGGATGTTGAAGAAGCAAAAAGCTTTAGTGAAAACATTTCATCATCGTTTGAAGGTATTGGTGCTGAAATCCAAGAAAGCAATGGAAGTATTATGATTGTTTCACCAATAAAAGGATCTCCTGCAGAAGAAGTTGGATTAAAACCTAAAGATGTCATTCTTAAAGTAAATGACGAATCAGTTGAAGGACTCTCAGTTAATGAAGCGGTATTGAAGATAAGAGGGGAAAAAGGAACAAAAGTTAACCTCTTGGTACAACGAGCTGGTGTTGGTGAATTAACATTTACGATTACACGAGACACAATTCCACTAGAAACTGTTTATTATGAGGTAATAGAAGATAATATTGGTAAAATACAAATTACAAAGTTCTCGGAAACAACAGGTGAAGAACTTTCTAATGCACTAAAAGAACTACAAAGTAAAAATGTAAAGGGTCTAGTACTTGATCTGCGTCAAAATCCTGGCGGATTGATGGACCAAGCTCTTTTGATGTCTGATTTGTTTGTAGATAAAGGTGAAATTATTTTACAAGTCGAAGATCGGACAGGGGCAAAAGAAGTGTATAAAGCAGAAAATAATAAAGTCGTTAATTTACCAGTAACAGTTATTATAGATGGTGGGACAGCAAGTGCAGGAGAAATTATGGCTGCTGCTCTTCATCAGTCTGCTGGAATTCCTTTAGTTGGAGAAAAAACGTTTGGCAAGGGAACTGTACAAACAGCAAAAGCATTTGATGATACTTCCTCTGTTAAATATACAACAGCAAAATGGTTGACACCTGATGGATCTTGGATTCATGAAAAGGGAATCGAGCCAACAGTAAAAGTTGAACTTCCGGCATATGCTAATCTCCCTTATATTAATCCTGACAATGTTTTAAAAGTAGGAGATTCAACACCGGAAGTGAACGCAGCACAACAAATGTTAAAAGCACTTGGCTATACCGACATAAGTGAAAAAGGTTATTTTGATGAAAACACAGAAAAGGTCGTAAAACAATTCCAAGAAGACCAAGGACTAACTGTTGACGGAAAAATAACAAAAGATACAACAATAAAAATAATCGAATTAATTCAAAACAAAATAAAAGATAACGACACTCAACTTGAAAAAGCAATTTCTGTACTAAAAGAACAACTTTAA